CCCTATTATGTCAAAAGTGAACGAAATCGCCACACTCACGAACGTTACgaaccataatggtttacTGCTAATATACTTACCATTGAAATGATACACTAACGCTTATACCTTTTCTTAtcaaaaaacgttttgctTGCTAAATAATCAGCGAtaattcgtttattttatcGTTGTAAAGTCGCTCAATCAGCCGATAAATAAGTtttaataacacaaaaaatgacgAGCATCAGAGAATTACCTGTCGTTATAAATAATCTTTTCGCATTGCTACACTCGTACAGCCGATTCAAGCCAACAATATCCAAATCACTTAACTGCGTCTTTGTTTGCAATTCGGGAATTAGGCTGCCATTCTTGAATAACATAGCCGGTCCACCCTGATTCGTTTGAAATCTGAATGATCCATAATGCATGACACTCTCAAAATCATACACTTCGGACCGGATGTGTGCGCTTtcgttcattttttgaaaaacggccaAGGATGCTGTGGACGAACGAAGCGGAATTGACGATGATAATATTTTACGATTATCATTATAGACAACTTACATTCTGGAAGATCTTCCGTTTGCACCGTAATATATTCATCCCTGTCAGAACGCTGATGTTCATGAATGGATCCCAATGATTGGATCAATTGGTGCAAGAAATACGAATAAAAACCACATTCCGGTTCATAAATCAAAATGTCTTGTGGACCAGAATTTTGAAATCCAACTGGTGCTGAGCAACCGGTCTCAACCATTCTCATTGACATGTAATTTATCTCGTCGGTGCGTGTAACAAAGCGTATACATGTTGTCCCTTCAATTTGACGAATTGCTcgtaaaatttcactttcgaATTTAGCTGCAAAATCGGAATGAAGTTAGGAAACTGGATCATAATATGGGCCCAAATTACAGGGACCCACCTAAACTTGAGTCAATTGTGAAGTAAGCAATTCCATCTGGCCATTTTCTGACGGCGTAGTCTACTTCATGGTATCGGTTCATTTGTCCTCCATGCACATTGGGACTGGGTGATACTGTAAAATTAAGTCTGGTGAGGTTTTTCAGTGTAACTTGCTTAGGTGTGTATGCCATATCTTGACGATCTAGTACCAAACCTCCACTTAACAGTCGTGTAGTTGTGTAGTCTTCATTGTCTTAAATTTTCAAGACAGGGCGCTGCGTActatattaaatgaaatgtaCACTGTCAATATTCCTTACTCTATTTTTTCGAGGTTCGGTGCTAGAGTGCTGTCGTTATGATAGTAGTCGTTACCTTGCAATATATTGTAAGATTGAACGGtggttaaataaattaaaacggCTGCAAACGatgttaaattcattttagacatttacaaaataaccaaaaaatcacaacaaattttgtcaacaaattaACGACACGAAAGACAGCTAAAGTTGTATTAATCTTGAAATTTGAAGGCAAACATCAGCTGAGTAAGCTTAATCTTTGTTACAGTGATGACAATTCAATCGTTATCTGTCTGATATCAATTTACTGTTTTAATATATTGTGGTATACATTAATTGATCGACGTCGTTTTAAGACAATTCGCTTCTTTCCGACTAAGCATAGGATATTTTGCCATTCTTGCAttaaaatccttaaaaataatgatttttttcatgtaagctttttcgtttttaaaaggTAGGGATTCCATGCAAATAGTCTCACATATACTGTTATCTTTCCcaggtgcaaatagtcttaaATCCAATATTTGCCCCTTAGCAACAAATAGACACAAGCAAATTTTTCCTTGTACAAACTCGCTTAACAATTATGTGTTTCATCGGTATCATCAGAGGGTTTAGCAATTTCACTAAGGTTCTAATTTTGAGATTTTGAGATTTTGAGATTTTGAATTGTGCTCTAGGCTACAGTTCatgaaaaatagttgaaaaatgactgaaaaatagCATATGGTGTACTAGCTGAAACATGTGTGGAATTATAGTCCAGAGTTACCAATTTATATTATAATGGTATACTACGCTATTGGTAACTTTGGAGAAATCTTGGAAAAGTATATAATTACTAATAGCGCAATACTTTTTAgccaataaaatataaattggtaACTGTGGACTGTAATTCCCAGaaattccacacatttttcagTCAGTGGACCGTATgttttttcagtaatttttcaaccatttttctaGAACTGTGTAGTCATCTATATTTTGAACAGTTTGGTCATTAAGGCGaatacacaatttgtgaaaaattactgaaaaatcGACGCTctgcaaaatgattgaaaaatgacAGCGCGAATTTTTGAAAGTACTAACTAAAGTTTCTGTTTCATGTGattaattgatattttataAGTTGAAGTTCAATATTTACCACTGTGAAACTTGTTTTCCTTCACGGACACTAACGATAACCTGTCACATATCTGTTATCGATCGatagcgacgacaaaaataatgacaagctctgggtaatattgtcctttataaacgaaaatgaatgttacaaaaattgaagtacaagatttgaaatcgaccattttatattttgacgagtgggaggTTTGTAGTCCTAGCCGAAAGAAAGGGCTATAATCCCACGATTAATGTAccattgtttttaaaatttcgtatctcaaaagtCCGACTTGACATGACTGCAGTtccatcgctgatttttgcaAAAGTGATGAGAActatttccacaatctattggTAATTATATTTCCCCAACGATACCAATAGCACGAACTGTGTACTCACCTTCAGTaacgcgaaaaaaaatcacactTTTTGTTCATGATTCGAATTTGACTATTAGTAAGTAAGTAGGTTTGTAAGACATCTTCTCTCCCCTTTCATTAAACAACGggtcaattcattttttgaatatttaaagctGATGATGATGCGAGTTCTcactgaaaaattaaataaaaataatgagCCCACATACCGATAATACTCTATGATCAACTTGCGTTAGAATAGAATTGACATAAAGTTTGCAAAATGAGACAACAACATTACCGTATCGAGAACTGCAATAAGAACTTTAACTCAGGCACTGCGAAACTTTGTTTCAATAGCTAAGTTGTCACAAAAGGTGGAAAGTTTTCCACATACTTCGTCAGTAATTTGGACAGAACAGCGCACTCACGAAAGCTCGTGCTAAGCTAAGaatcaatcaaaaatcaaagatTTTGAAGTTGGATTTGTCGTCACAATTATGTATTAACCGTTGTAACACTgtgtgaattttaaatttagctaAATTCAATTCTCTTCCACATCTATCCTCCATTGGAAGAATATTTCAATATGCTGACAATATCTgcatttgatttgaaaaaatttccatttttcattgaaatgaaaagatcTCCAGAAATAagttaaagaaaattcgaatGCAACATCtcgagtgaaaaaaaaaacaagaagaaaaatcttaTCAATTCACgcgaatttatttcatttttcttttatattcaCAGCCATTGCATTCTCTATAATATTCCATTTTGAACGTaaatctttttcattttcataatggTATGCACGgatcaatcaaatttaactcTCTTTTCATTTTGACACACAAACGTACTTTTCGTATGTGCAAATGGATTTCATTGGCTGAATAAATTtgcgaaaatcaatttcactgaatttattttgagACATTCGTTATGagattaatgaaaataatgttggATTTCCGTCAAGTCAATCCTAATTCaatatataaattgaaaaccCAAGAGTTACGACTTTCACTTCCACATTAgttcaatttataaatttcgaaattacCAGCAGGGGCTTCGTATTCATAGATTGTGATATATAAATAATGAATGGaacaaatgattttatcaATACGTAAGTAGAAGAACTTTCCGGTAAGTACTCCTACACGTAAAGAGCGATTAAGTTgggtgaaaaatgtttaaaacttCCACAATGTTGGATGTGGAAAATAACGTGTTGTAGGTACTAAAATTGTCTTTGTGACGAAAACAAAATGCTTTTTCATTTAACGAGTACAACAACACTTTCCAGCTGTGAAGTCTTAGTCTCACATTCTTAATCTATATTTCGGCGCCTGAGGAGGATGATTCATGTTGCTAATAGAAATTTCTTGCACAATTTCAACGGCTGGATTAACATATAGCCGTAaagtatcgccaaagtcaaatcacgtaaaaagtatttttgagCGATTCATCACACTCTGTCGATTTTTCTTAGTGTTTTTCACACTATGGCGATTTTTGCGATTCATcatttttggttgatttgttaaatcaccaagaaaaatcgacagaATGTGAAGAAACGTCAAGGAAAATCTCCAGAGTGTAAAGGAATACCAAGGTAAAACGCAAAATGGTGAAGCAACtcaataaagacaaattttccattctttGTGTCTCTCTGCGTCTCTTCACGCTCTGGCCCTTTTTTcttagagatttttttttcacgatTTTACTTTGGCAATTCTTCACAGGAATTTGAATTAACTTGCGAGTATTAATGTGTGACAGGGAAAAATTTACGTGCAATTTGATTGCGGGTCTAATTTTTAAAAGGTTCagcaaaatctttaaaaaaaatctttccttCACTTCCTTCTTGAATTTTGGAAACATTCATCAATTATGAATGAGATACGCGACAATTCATTCTGcataattttaacttttagaAAATTTGGCTAGTTTTTTATCGAAACAAGTTACcattaatttataattatCATTTCGAGCGAAACCCTTATAAATACGCAACTAGCTAATTTAGGTGGCACAACATCTTTACGGAAGAACAAAAAAGGGCGGAATGTAACATATACCTGGCAGTAATGTGGGAAAAACAAAAgacttttgtttatttcaacaacaacaaaaatgcctCGAGGCACCTAATTAAACCGGTATTTTCATTAACATTTCTAACATTTTCCAACCTCTCgacattttcttcaactttttttccggTACTTTTATACTTAATTGGGATAACTGAATTACATTTTGATTAACCTTTATTGTATGCCTGGAAGGGTTTCTTAATtcagatttttatttgatttatgatGTTGGTGAGATACTTTGAACGGCATATTGTTTacgataaaatttaattaattttatggcttgaataatttgaaaaagattttaattttaattgctCAAGACGATAGACAAATACTTTAGGTTGTATGTACGACTCCACGACTCCAGGTTGTAAATGCGTTAAATCTTGACAAAGGAAAATACTTTATTTTCCAAGTGACTCGTTTGATGTCTGTCTAGGGAAACAATAGGAGAAGGATTCGAAATGTCTCTCTCCTTCCACACGTCCCTTTGCTATTGTTTTACAGCAATATGATaaagacaaaataaaattccttcGATTCAGTGAAATATTCTCTTTCGTTTCAGCATTCATTTgtagaaagaaagaaattttgtcgttgcagtagaaaattttcatttgaaatgtaaTTACATACTTTACTTACAATATTGGTACAGCATTTTGTTGCTACATTTATTTGGAACGAATTGTGAATCTAGCCTGattgttttgtaaaaagaaaatcattcggatttaatattaaaatttttatctaGGTCATTGATCTGATTGGGTAGCAGACAACGTCGTAGACATCGCCACTATCTATGAACATTATAAAAAGTTattataaataaagaaaatgaacaCTTATCTGGATGGAACTTgaggaattttcattttaaactgAACTGAACATACAAGAATACGAGAAACTATGTGACGACATGCAGTCTTTGTCGACAACAATGGAAAGTGGGGCTATGTTAGCTTAGAATCAAACACATTTTCTACTATCCATCACCATTTGGTAAATGGAAATGAGTGACAAACGATTTTATCCATAGTTGTTTTATCCACATGGGTGGGAGAAAGATACCCGTcgtattttgaagaaatttggggaaaactttcatattttcagcataaatggCGTTGGTATGATCGAACACCTCTTCAAACTTCTTCCCATGAATACTAAGCAGCAAGACACTCATTTCACCAGATTTTATTTCTCTGTGAACCCATTCAATTCTTGACTTTTCCAAGAAAAACGAGTTATTTTACTCAATAGTTTTTCATATGAAATGTTCTGTTCGAATGGATGCTCCAAATGCACCGCCAATTCCATAACGCAATCAGTCTCCATCATTTGTTTGAGCTATTGCACATTGTCAACGTACACCCAAGGAGTGTCTTCGAGTCGCTGGGGCTTGTCATTGTCAAACTTGCCGATAGTAAATGACGCGTCTGTTATAGCGTTAGATTCGGAGTTCGAGGTGATGCAATCTTGTAGATTTTGCTGGCCTCTCTCTCAGAATAGTTACCCCCAAAGAATTTGGTTGAAGTGGTTGGTTGTGATTTCCGTATTCCTTTGTTAGAATTAATATTGCTTTTTGTCACATTTTATGCTCCATCTCTAATATTTCTAATTTGCTTCTGGatgtttttagacccgtacgaagtactggggtcttataggtttacgcatacgtttgtaacacgtcgaattggactccctgagtaaggggaaacctattgtggttgtctagagatgccaaatccgcgaaaaaaaaatgtccgtctgtccgtatgtctgtctgcacgataacttgagtaaaacgcatccgattttgaaaattctttttttttccgtttggtaatgtcaaaagacaggctaagttcgaagatgagtgattttggatcgacccctcccgagctgtggcccaataagtgctttacgggtTTTCGaggatatctccggacatttaaacgttaaacttgtaagtgatacgtcaaataaaaggtatttacaataccgatcgacaaaaaaaaagtttataaaaatcgtatgaccgactcgtgagttagcccccttggtgtggaacaggcacagggcggcaagcagtttttgcttgtaggtcggccacatttgaacatatttcgtctgttttagctttattagataggtattgaccgtaccaatcagggaaaaaaaagtttatgaagttatgttctccggagcgtgagctaggtctcttggagtgagctcttatctggctactcggaagtacagtgaacgtggtgtattttgacaatatctcgagtaaattttgaccgaatttcatgaatttttttttgtttgaaaggtattaacgaatgtaaagcgtcggtactatttccggtctcctaacaaaatggctgccggcggccatattggattttagtaaaatagaaatatcttgagaaaaatgatacttagagagtttctgttaacatggaaataatttgttatgtgtgtggggtttcagggattccatatacggacatctatatatacctatatacagctatattgagctatatacaggcatatagagctatataatagcatatatttatatgtgaaatgtttatttatagtgaaatatagttaaatatagcggtatatagctgtttaaataggaatttatgaaatttgtcttcgtacggggctgtctatattgcctccggcaatttagttgtatatgataacaaggcaaagagtggataatgtaagtgattttaaagggaaaatagtttttcagcagagaagaaaatgaagtaagagaaatgaagagtttcacattaaaggcttttgatacgaataggtgtttcgtacgggtcggcgttagctatgtttttgtcatcatttaattttcttataaagCATTCGAGCCATGACGGATGTTTTTGTTCGTTATATGGTGAATTGAAGTTATATCGTAATCTTAGCTCAGGAGGTGGAGACGGTGGTTGATTGGGCGTCAGTGGCTCTCTTGCAGTGGCTGATTCGAACGTCTGAGGTTGTACGAGTCCGATGAACCGCTTGTTTGCTCAATATCTGACTTCTCTTTCTTGTAATCATTCTGAAACAGTCTCGATTCCAGTGGCCTCTCTTTTCAGGCTCACTTCGCTTAAAATGGATTAAATCTCATGTGCAGCGGCAGTAGTTAACGCATTGAGTTATGAGTTATAGTGTCAACTGTAAGCAAACAACTGTTTTATCATATGAAGTGTCGTAAACGTCTAAGACATCAGAGGACACGATAACACCTGCTTCACTTTCGCTGttgttcaaatttgaaaagctTCCCATGTGTATGTATAAGTATTTCATTCATTGGACAAATGTATTCGTCTTTCCAAGACACGTTTCTCAACGTAtcgaaaattgtaatagatAAACTAGTATTCTGTTGCTGTAGTGGTTCATCGCAAATGATAGAATTGCATCAGCAGTCAAAAGATTCGCTTCGCGTCTGCATAACACTTCCACGGCTGCCTTTCCAGGCTTCAGGGTATCTATTATTTCTGATACAACATTCAATTCTTCGTCGTTCAATCCTTCACCGACATAAACTCAAGCTTTTTGATTGGTTTTTGAAGGACACAAAATCTGCCGCACATATCAACTTTACTGATCCATTGTGTCTTGCAATCAAGCTGTAGCTAAAACTCGCTTTTGAGTTCATTAGTTTAGCTTTTAAGGACATCGTTGTTCACAGGagaattctcaattttctttacattcTGCCGGATCTTGTTGACTGCACCCAGTTtccaattttgaaatgttgaaaCTACCATCAACTTCATCAGCATTATCAGATTTGAATTCTTGTTCGTCGTCCTAAATTGTATTCATCATCGCTACTCTCGTCACCATCGTTTTCTGTTGATTGGTAGTCACGATCTTTCGCGGTTAACGGCTTAGTCCTTTGACACGTCCAGTACTGCCAATTGAACACCATGTGTAAGACATAATTGTTGGTCACAGGTACAAATTCGAGCAACTTTTTTCAGGGTTTTTTCAGCCGTCAATCTATGTTTGTCGAAGATGTTcgttttcttctttatttatttttcgtttcatttttgattcaaatagCAACCCTAATATTGTCACAAATTCTTCGTTCTCactaattttgaatgaaatttttcgatagatttaCTTTCTAAAGTCAATGCAAAGCCCAATTATTAGCTGACATAATACTATACTCCATTTCAAAGCCTTTGCTTTCATTAAACTGtgtaattttctttgatacagaaatattcaaatacacagcgaatggaaattttgtgcCACTGGTTCTTTGTGCACCAACATCGTGGATAATTCAGGTAGAGAACTTGATAAAATCACAGCAGCCTAAAGCCCATATTCAAGTTCGTCGGAGCATGTGTACACGTGCTTAATTTGTTGTACAATACAGAAAAAGGagtaaaaggaaatatttcAGTGGATAGCGGTGGTTTTGCTATAAATTCACCTCAAAGCAATTTTCACTGAAATAGCTTGCATCCATTAAAACGATGGAAACGGAATGCGTGCTTTGAGgcatgatttttattttaaattaaaagttgaaaacttACTCCCAGTAATTAAATTAGGAAATTCGTTACGAATTACACggtaaaatttgattaaattacaTCCAAGGTTGGTATGAGAGATGCAAGCAGACCCGAACTGGCCATATGGacgatttgattttttcaacCAACAAAGtgatatttacaaattttcgtcattcagcgcccgaagggcttttagGTAGCCAGTGCGGCCCTGAACGCAAATGTGAAACAAGttatgtgaaaaaaaacacaaattttcaaacaattttcaatgattaTGGAAATAGTTTGTGTTCGTTTCAGGTAAACAGTCCTAATCCAAATAACGCACATTCTGCGGAAATGAGGTTGTTTAGTTTCAGGAATTTTATCGCAATTGATGTCagattgtcgacccgaggcgaatcCGAGGTCAACAAGACAACGTGAAGCACTTTGCTGTTGTAACCAAGAATATTGAATTGaagagtttttgtttcatattcTCTTCTGAATTATCCCATATCTCATCTGAATTGCATTATATTCCCATATGATTCATTTATCATTATGCTATCCATTTACAATCCATGGGCAGGGCATGTCATTAAAACAGAATATTGCTTTTCTATAAAGGTGAGTGCTGccattataacaaaaaaaaatcgaattcatGTCATGCTACCCTAATTCGAAATATATGTCAAGAAcgtttaaatgaataaaaaatgagGTATGATGAgaatttgtatttgaaaatattataaggCGGAAGGAAAAGTAAATTAGAAAGATCAAAGGAGCTTTTTTTCGGGAAATcggttaaaaaaatcttcaaaaccCAAAACCTGTCTAAATGGAAgactttattcaaatttaatgccACGGGTTTATTCCAAGTAGGCTTAATAAGATTGAAGCTTTTCGGTACAGATGAACAACGACCTGTTCATACAATTTAATGTAAAGGAAAGGAAATTACTCTTTCTTTATCTCTTACAACATCTAAAGAAGATGGAATCAAAATCTGATTTTAATTGTTGATGCGGGTG
This window of the Bradysia coprophila strain Holo2 unplaced genomic scaffold, BU_Bcop_v1 contig_583, whole genome shotgun sequence genome carries:
- the LOC119083314 gene encoding astacin-like metalloprotease toxin 5, which translates into the protein MSKMNLTSFAAVLIYLTTVQSYNILQVSPSPNVHGGQMNRYHEVDYAVRKWPDGIAYFTIDSSLAKFESEILRAIRQIEGTTCIRFVTRTDEINYMSMRMVETGCSAPVGFQNSGPQDILIYEPECGFYSYFLHQLIQSLGSIHEHQRSDRDEYITVQTEDLPESSLAVFQKMNESAHIRSEVYDFESVMHYGSFRFQTNQGGPAMLFKNGSLIPELQTKTQLSDLDIVGLNRLYECSNAKRLFITTGNSLMLVIFCVIKTYLSAD